The genomic region ACATTGTCATCTCAACGAAATGTAATTGGAGTAAGACTGCTGAAGCTCGCTCATCCTACTCTCTTGTTCTCGTAAATTACAGTTGGCACACTCCACGTGTCAATGGCACCAACCGAGGTTGATACAGTTGCAACACCATTCTTGAAACGCGATTTGTTACAATTGCGGAGTTGGATATCAGAGGGGCAGCCACTGCAAATGGTTCTGATACCAATACAATAGAGGGATTGCAATAATCGTTCATGAAATTAATAATATAATATGTGATATTAATTTagtcgtcacatgtacatcgaagcacacagcgaaatgcatctttttgcgtcaaaTGTGCTGGCGACAGCCTCGCAAGTGTTgacacgcttctggcgccaacatagcatgcccagaacttcctaatccttacatctttgggatgtgagaggaaaccggagcaaccggagcaaacccacgcagtcacggggagaacgtacaaactccttacagacaacggtggaattgaactcgggtagctggcactgtaataacgttacgctaactgctgcactaccgtgcctgaaaatTGCCTCCTAGGACGCGGGAATTGCCCTGCCAGGGGAAGTTAGGCAGACCGGAGCTGCATCCTCTGGAGTTGTGAAAAATGAGTACTGTCACTGAAACATACACAATTCTTGTTGCGTTTGACATGGATAGATGCAGGAATGTTGATTCCCAGCTGGGGCTTCTAGAGCGGAGGGGATGATCTCAAGACTGAGAttagaagaatttttaaaaattaaatcgaGGTGAATTCTCCCAAATCTCTACCCAAGAACGTTGTGGGGGCTCAGACGCTGAGTATGTTCAACGCAGAGGTTacgttaagagaatcaagggatatgggaatggtACAGGAACATGACACAGAGGTAAAAGCTCATCCATAgtcacattgaatggcggagcaagcaGGAAGCGTCGAGTAGTCTACTCGTGTCTTTGTGCAGTGATCACAGTTTAGAGTTTGAAAGCTGAAATTCAAGTCACCGTGAAACTCGAGCCAATAATTCCAGTCGAGCCCATATCATTCCGAGTAAAGGCAAGATTCTGGTATAGAAATACCCTGCGCCGGTCGAAATGTCAAGTAGGTCTTACTGTCAGTTTAGATTATCGCTTACCCGTCGAGTGTTTCACATTGAATCCCTTTGACACGCTTACGGATGGTAGTTTACCatatatagtttttttttaatgtaattatttGTAAAATAACGCAGGGCACTTGCTTCTTTATGTTCCATGTGCCTCGTTCCAAACTAATGTCCCCAAAAAATAGTTAATATCGCGACAGAGTATCGGCATTTTCAGTGATATTAAACTGTTGATAACACGAATCACAGAACCACCTGCAAAATCCAATGCAGGTCGTACGAAAGGAGGTGAACAGATTCTGAAGCATTTTCAAAGATAGTCAAATAGAAGTGTTTGAACGGGAACTTAATGTGGCACTAGATCTTTCGTTTTGTAATGTAAGTTTGaaagttacagatttccagttccAATGGTTGTTCTAATTTCGAATATGAGTGATATTTGCAACAATTTGACATTCCAGCACCTGAATTGTTAATCGGGGAATGTTTAATAAATCACGGATGTGTTTATTGTGAAATAAAATGGCGTCATTTAAAGGTTTTATAATTGTGTTTTCAGTATTTGCGTCCAGAAGGTCAATTCAAGACTAATAGCCTCAAGGGATTTTACCGCAAAATGCCCCATAGGacattattaaaaacaaattgagGCCAGTTACATGGAATATCAAAGCAGAGGAACAAAATATTGGGCAAAGTGATAGCCTTTATGAATACATTAAAGAAGAAAAGAGAGGTAGAACGTCTGGGAACCTCAGGAAGTGAACGCCAGAGCTTTGGGTTTCAACAGCTAGCAGTCATGCTACCCATGGTGAAGTCAATAAATTcggtgatgtttaagaggccaAACTTAAAGGAACTCAGATATCTTAGAAAATTATACGTCCAGAGGTTAGAGAACCCTCCGACCGATTTGATAACAaagatgagattttaaaaatggaGTCATTGCTTAAATATGAGCAAGTGTAGATCAGCATGGGTAGAAACGGGGGGCGGGTGGCAGAAGAGGGAGTGCGAGACTTGGATGCGAATTACAACAGGACACCAAAGACTTGCATGCTCTCAAGTATATGGAACCTAGAGCAAGGAGGACTCAAGAGTAACAAATGTAAGTCGGCCGATATTGCATCGGTGTACTTGGAAATTCTCTATTTTCATTTGGTTATTACCTTTCGTTTCACAGTGACTCCGCTAATTTACTTTTGAATGTATCACCCATGCCTTTGCTGCAGCTGGACTTAACCTTTTCGGTCTCCTCTCAAAGTGAAACGTCTCAGCAGGAGGACCATCTTCATAAGTGGTTCCTGAGCccacttcattttgtttttaaatggagagacaagagacagcAGGTGCTGCAGTGTAGAGCAACAAGCAGTCTGGCGGAAGAACCtggcatgtcagacagcatcggtggggggagagagatgattGACGATTTGGGTCAAGACCATGCAATCAGGACCTCGACCCGATGCAGGGTGTTAACCCGGAGCAACGGcagtccctctgcctccactgatgctgcctgacacgctgagttcctccagcactttgtttattTTCCCCAAGTTTTTAACACACTCCCTAACAGCAAGTGTCCTTCGTGTTTGATTGCTCTCAAAATCTCACTGGAGGTCACTTACGGATCCTGCATTAATCCATTCTAATGATATCACTTTCCACTTAAAGTCATGAAGACCAAGAACGTGTTTTTGTTGTTATTCGCCCGTAATAGACAAGGATTAGAGGACGACTTGTAGAGCGGTTTGGAGGTCGGAGAAAAGAAATGGGCATTGAGATTATTGATATGCACTGAAAGGAAAAACGAAAATCGAAAGCTGGTGATTGACAAACGCCGATTTTCAcagagttattaatttacttactGCTCAGATTCAGTTTGGTTCCTTTCCCGAAGATTTTCGCCACGTAACAGTAATAATCTGCGGCGTCCTCAGCTCGCACGTTGCTGATGGTTAAATGCATCTTGTTGCTCGGTTCGTCCACGGTACCGGTGAATCGATCTGGAATTCCAGAGGCTCTGGAGGTTTCATACCACACAAGGACGGGGGCGCTGCCAGGTTTTTGCCAGTACCAGCTCGTGTAATAATTGCTCATGCTGTCTCCTGATAGGGTACAGGTTATCTTGACGGTTTTTCCCGGAGAAGTAGAGACAGAAGTAGGATCCTGGGTCAATTGAATCTCAGCGTTTGTAGCTGGTGAAATAATAaattgatattcagaaacatgcaAACAATCAGCACAATGTAAAGAGTCGCTGCTTTATTGATTACGTTCTATACTTACTGTGGAAACAGAAGATCAACGCAAACAGCACTCGAACCCATTCAGCCATGGTGAAGGAGATGGTTGAGGTTCAGAAATGAAATGTTTTTCTACACAAGTCCGGTTCTACGTTCTTTACAAGTCTCTCCTTAAGAACTCTGAAACATCACGACGTCACTGAGTTTTAGTTGTTCATGCAAATCTCTCTCCACGTAACATCCAATCACCGTATCATTGGTGCACTGTTGACTGATATTGGCAAATCTCCAACCCTTTGGGGGTAAAGTGGCTAGAACCAGacgggagaagaggagaagggaagcAAACAGCAAGCTCAAATACAGGAATTGTTTAAGTTGGTAATGGATAGTCAAATAGATACATTGTGtacagaaacagaaagtgctgtggatattcagcccatcagacaGCACATGTGAACTGAGAGACACTGTTAAAATAAGTCAAGAGAGCTTCTTCAGAACCAAAAatctgctctccacagatgccgcccagtgtcagcagcattttctgttcccatttcagatttgcaacatctacgaatttattttaattttcaaataagTATATATTGGGTGGCGAGCTAGAAATTGTAAAAACGCCATATTGAATATTCTTGAAAGGAATTTTAGTCGTGAATCTGAGGAGATGATATAGATTACAAATGATTCTCTCGAGTTCTAaattacacaaaagatgctgcgAGATATTTAAGTTTAAGATGATACTGCACAATCTTTGCAACAAACCCCTTTGCTTGAGTAAGTTAAGCTTTAACACAGCAAATCAATGCGTATATTTTAAGTCATTTATTATAATACGATCTAACAATTCAGAATACGATCCCACTACACCAGTAATCCTCGCTGTAGAATTGAAAGCAGTAATATTTCCATTGCCGAGTTGAAAGGAGCAGGGACGATTGTACAGACTTAATCCTCGCAGTTGGAGAGAATGAAGAACAAAGAAGATATTGTAGAATCATTGCAATGATGAAACGTATGTGGAACGCAGCTGCGAATTCCATAAATACATGTTtgcatcttttcaaaaaaaaaacaattattcacTGAAATGCATTTGAAACACACAAGGAGGAAATGTGAAAACATTGGAACACATGGGCGCAATTCGGTAGAAGGTGGAGATCATCGAGAAATtaaagagtttagaaaaataaattcTATGAAGTCTGCCTAGTCAGGTCATTCTGAGGCCTGGAGCTGCACGCGGGACATAGATTGGCATTTTTCTTAAGATTCGGAACTCAAGACATAATGTTGAGGGTTTGGATCCATGTTGTCCTAGAACGAGCAGGATCTAAATGATTTATCGATCTGGACCTATGCATGTCCACCGCTACTTTCGAAATTCTTTCCTTGGCGGAGATTGCAGGTCAGTGCCAGATGTTTCCGGAGGCGAGCATGAAGGTGAAAGTCTCAAAGTTAATGACCGAGTTCAACCAGTAATTTTACCTGTACACTTCGCCGCTGGGCTACTAGTAGTTCCGCGACTCTGTTGCATTTGCAAATACAGAGAGTAATCCGCTCTGAGAATTCGCGGCATAGGATCCACCAACCCACCTCTTTCAACAGATTTTTCATTGTTTATTTCATGTAATAATTTATGATTGTTTGCATGAGACACTTTCAGAAATAGTGAATTTTTTGTCAGTTTTGACAGAAGGCACATCTGGTGATGAGTTTTGCAGTCTGTTCCACAGAAGGTTTGTGGGTGGGATTTATTATGGTTTATTCAATTCACCCAGTTTACTTTTCAAGAAAGAAGAGCTAAGAACATAATGCAGATGCTCTACATTTGGAATAAAAAGA from Pristis pectinata isolate sPriPec2 chromosome 17, sPriPec2.1.pri, whole genome shotgun sequence harbors:
- the LOC127579180 gene encoding immunoglobulin lambda-1 light chain-like, giving the protein MAEWVRVLFALIFCFHTTNAEIQLTQDPTSVSTSPGKTVKITCTLSGDSMSNYYTSWYWQKPGSAPVLVWYETSRASGIPDRFTGTVDEPSNKMHLTISNVRAEDAADYYCYVAKIFGKGTKLNLSSPQPPVVSVLRPPAEEITAKGTATLVCLVSGFNPGAVDIEWTVDGSTRKNGVDTSRVQQDADNTFSASSYLTLPASDWNSHELYSCVVKHETQANPLKANIARSGCI